In the genome of Paenibacillus pabuli, the window AACTTATAGTAATAAGAATATTTGTTCCCGTTTGATTATACCTCGTCTGTGCAAGTGATGCAATCGCGAAGTAAAGATAGGAGTGGGTTAATTTATGGATATTGCGACACTTATCGGCATTATTGCCGGGATTGCCGCAGTCATTAGTGGTTTTTTGTGGGAAGGTGGTCAATTATCCGGTCTGATGCAAAAGACGGCTGCTCTAATTGTATTTGGTGGAACGATTGCCGCAGTTGTTGCCAGTTTTCCTGCACATCGGCTGCGTACGATTCCTGCTGCCCTCCGCATGGCCTTTGGGCGTAACAACAATGACTCAAGCCAGTGGGTTGAAGAACTTGTAGATATGTCTTCAATCGCCCGCCGCTCAGGCGTGCTTGCACTGGAACGAAAAGTAATGGACCATCCGCATCCATTTTTGCAAGATGGTATTCAGATGGTTGTCGATGGCACAGATCAGGATGTTGTTCGCCAGATCATGGAGATGGAGATTGATTCCGTCGAACAAAAATATGAAGGTTACGCCAAAATTTTTGAATCAGCAGGCGGTTATGCTCCAACGATGGGTATCATTGGTACCGTGATGGGACTTATTCAGGTACTCGGCAGTCTGACCGATCCTACAGGACTCGGACCAGCGATTGCTGTTGCCTTTACCGCAACCCTATACGGGGTCGCTAGCGCCAATCTTATCTTTTTACCCATTGCATCCAAAATTAAATCCCGTGGCGCAGACGAAATTCAGACAATGGAAATGCTGATCGAAGGTGTACTTTCCATCCAGAACGGGGAAAACCCCCAACTTGTGCGTAAACGGCTGGAGTCCTTCACCCTTACTCACCGCCAGTCCACACGCCCTGTTGTGAAGGAGGGATTGGATGAGTCGGCGCAGTAAACGGCGCGGAAAACGTGAACCTGGAGATCATCGAGATCGCTGGATGATTACCTATGCCGATCTCATTACTCTGCTGCTGATCTTTTTTGTGATTATGTATGCGATGAGCCATCTGGATTCTGGCAAATACGATGTGGTTACCCAATCGCTGCAAAATACATTTAACCAATCCAATTCCCTGCTTGACCAAGGTGAAGGGATTGCTGGTACTGCGGGACAAGCCATTACCAAAAATCCACCTTCCCAGATTCAGGGAGAAGACCCCGGAGAAGGCGAAGGATCCTCTTCCGGCTCCGAAACAGGGACGTCAGATGATGACGATCAGCCACTTACGGAGCGGGAGGAGCAATTCAGATCACAGGAGCAGGAACTGCAAAATCTGTTCAATGTGATTACCCAGTATATCGAGGACAATAAACTGGAAAACCAGATTTTTGTTGCTGACAAGCCGCAAGGCATCTCCATTACACTCAGCGACCGCTTCCTGTTTGATCAGGGCAAAGCCGCACTCAAAAGTGATGCTGCACCCACACTGAGCAAATTGGCAAGCCTGTTCCGTGATCTGAGCACCGTTGTCAGCATTGAAGGGCATACGGATAACGTTCCTGTCGGGGCAAACGCTACCTATAAGGACAATTGGGAGCTTTCCGGGGAACGTGCACTGTCTGTATTGCGATTTTTTCTCGATAAAGAAAAGCTTGACCCAGACGGTTTTCAATATGCAGGATACGCGGATACCCGCCCAACTGCGGATAATACCACCGCCGCAGGGCGGCAAAAAAATAGACGTGTGGAAATCACCGTCTTGCGTCAACTCCAGCCTTAAATTGTATTATTTCGCATAAAGCAGCATCAATTCAATCTAAAAAGCACGTTCTAACTGAATTCGATTCAGCAGAACGTGCTTTTGGTTTTATACATCTGTAGTTCTATTCTTAAAGCAACGGATCACTTGTTTTCTTCGTTTTACAGCAATGGCACACGATGTGATTACCTTCATCCATACAAGCGATTTCACACATCATGCATCTACGCCTGGCAGGCTGGGACGAAGAATCGCAGAACCCACCGTCAGCAGGATGCCTGCCATGCCAAACAGAATCAACAGCGGTAGTGCAATGTCCGACAACGTACCGCCAGCAGAGATCGTTTCCACGGCTTGAATTGCCCATTTCTGTGGAACAAAATTAGCGAGTTTTTGCATATAGTCAGGCATGATCGACAGCGGCCAGAAACAGCCGCCAATCATACACGTCGGTGTGATAATCAGCGAATTCAGCATGTTTGCATTTTTGGATTCACGAATCAGACCTGCTACCGTACTCGCAATCCCCATGGACACCAGCATAAATGCGGCCAAAATAAGAAGATGGATGCCAAATGGAATCCCCGCATCATAATGAAGCACCCATCTGCTAATCCCCAGGACCAACACAATCTGAATCAAACCGATCGCAAAACTTCCCAGAAAATTGCCCAGTGCGATTTCATAGGCACGAACCGGAGCTGTGTAAATTCTTGCCATTGTACGCTGCCTGCGGTCTTCCATAATAACAGCAACTGTACTGGTCAAAAGACCCATCATAAACATGATTGTAAATCCGGTCACGTTGTTCAGACCCGGTTTGGGATAAATCTGCAGCTCTGTTGCTTGACCCGAAACTTGATGTTTGCCCAGTTCAAGTAATAACTCTTTAAACTTTGCTTCAGCCTGAGCCGGATCGGAAGTCTCACCCGAAG includes:
- a CDS encoding flagellar motor protein translates to MDIATLIGIIAGIAAVISGFLWEGGQLSGLMQKTAALIVFGGTIAAVVASFPAHRLRTIPAALRMAFGRNNNDSSQWVEELVDMSSIARRSGVLALERKVMDHPHPFLQDGIQMVVDGTDQDVVRQIMEMEIDSVEQKYEGYAKIFESAGGYAPTMGIIGTVMGLIQVLGSLTDPTGLGPAIAVAFTATLYGVASANLIFLPIASKIKSRGADEIQTMEMLIEGVLSIQNGENPQLVRKRLESFTLTHRQSTRPVVKEGLDESAQ
- a CDS encoding flagellar motor protein MotB gives rise to the protein MSRRSKRRGKREPGDHRDRWMITYADLITLLLIFFVIMYAMSHLDSGKYDVVTQSLQNTFNQSNSLLDQGEGIAGTAGQAITKNPPSQIQGEDPGEGEGSSSGSETGTSDDDDQPLTEREEQFRSQEQELQNLFNVITQYIEDNKLENQIFVADKPQGISITLSDRFLFDQGKAALKSDAAPTLSKLASLFRDLSTVVSIEGHTDNVPVGANATYKDNWELSGERALSVLRFFLDKEKLDPDGFQYAGYADTRPTADNTTAAGRQKNRRVEITVLRQLQP
- a CDS encoding ABC transporter permease, with the translated sequence MNSLNIACLMIRRTILRKRGFIAFFLLPCLVVTGTVALFGSEEGTRAVIPYVNDDQGEAGRWILDELGHKKEYLLKPMNNVAEVKEAIEQQRGSSGLVIPAHYTDHLLQDKHPEIQLVELRVSESSYTLRAAIEGLAAGLNQSASAVLEAGDTASGETSDPAQAEAKFKELLLELGKHQVSGQATELQIYPKPGLNNVTGFTIMFMMGLLTSTVAVIMEDRRQRTMARIYTAPVRAYEIALGNFLGSFAIGLIQIVLVLGISRWVLHYDAGIPFGIHLLILAAFMLVSMGIASTVAGLIRESKNANMLNSLIITPTCMIGGCFWPLSIMPDYMQKLANFVPQKWAIQAVETISAGGTLSDIALPLLILFGMAGILLTVGSAILRPSLPGVDA